From the genome of Colletotrichum higginsianum IMI 349063 chromosome 4, whole genome shotgun sequence, one region includes:
- a CDS encoding GTPase-activating protein GYP7: MSSWYSRILTNTTSQISNLQSRLLQSENDGDTEDDTHVCRVLRGYYTEKGRPFPGWLPPDPKAPPPVTPVYAQPAQQVGSRYGGLQQPQQPGPATGLSSLWDNNAAAAQPRQDAMSLRQGRGAPPPMRGGEQPARLSPFARAGDSGREEVQARPLPSQRAGSYQQSAAYGRDATSTPPGSSAGGSAQDRLKQRLWGGSRTASPSSGAGGQGPFQPPAGRGGGGGGGSNADYEDRFAPGGMYDGGNGGGGGGGGGGRPFIASNSPWSNNEPDYGGGGGGGGGGGRTGLPNGPRRQGLPSGPRMR, translated from the coding sequence ATGTCATCTTGGTACTCGAGGAtcctcaccaacaccacGTCGCAGATCTCGAACCTGCAGAGTCGATTGTTGCAGAGCGAAAATGACGGCGATACCGAAGACGACACTCACGTCTGCAGAGTGCTGAGAGGCTACTACACGGAGAAAGGCCGACCCTTTCCAGGCTGGCTGCCGCCCGACCCAAAGGCACCGCCGCCAGTGACCCCGGTATACGCCCAACCAGCCCAGCAAGTCGGCTCGCGATACGGTGGTCTACAGCAGCCACAGCAGCCCGGCCCTGCCACGGGACTGAGCTCGCTCTGGGACAACAACGCGGCAGCGGCGCAGCCCAGACAAGACGCCATGAGCCTGCGACAGGGCCGCGGggccccgccgccgatgcgAGGCGGAGAACAGCCCGCGCGATTGAGCCCCTTTGCCCGTGCCGGCGACTCGGGTCGAGAAGAGGTGCAGGCCCGACCTCTGCCCAGCCAGCGAGCGGGCAGCTACCAGCAGAGCGCTGCGTACGGACGAGACGCGACGAGCACGCCGCCGGGCAGCTCAGCGGGCGGTTCGGCACAAGATCGGCTCAAGCAGCGACTTTGGGGTGGTTCGAGAACAGCAAGCCCATCTTCTGGCgcaggaggccaaggaccgTTCCAACCACCAGCAggcagaggagggggaggcggcggcggcagcaatGCTGATTACGAGGACAGGTTCGCTCCGGGCGGCATGTACGACGGAGGGAatggaggcggaggcggaggcggaggcggaggcagGCCCTTCATTGCTTCCAATTCTCCTTGGTCTAACAACGAGCCTGACtatggcggcggcggcggcggcggcggcggcggtggacgGACGGGGTTGCCTAACGGGCCCAGGCGGCAAGGTCTCCCAAGCGGTCCTCGGATGCGATAA